The window TGTTATTATTTCCAATCCATGACTGATCTCCCCTCCTGTCTATACTGGGATAACACATCCCCACCCTCCTCCATCCTGATCTACTGATCTCCACATCCCAGTAATGTCGTCCTGAGGTAAATCTCCTTCTGCTCATCACCTGATGATAATCCTGGAATCTCTCTGCTGTTTCTGGACGATTCTGTGTTATTTCTGTCCATGTTGCAGTTTTCAGGTCGTCTGATATAAGGAGATAATTCTGAGCCGTGTTTACATCCAGTAATATGTCTGCAGGACCCTCCCCATAGATCCTTATACCTGATATTATGTCACATAATGTGCGGAATGTGTCTGAGATCACAGTCACATCCAGATCATCTACATCATGTGTCTTATCATGTCCCCCTGTGtcctcatcccctcccccctcctcaggaTCACACAAGTCACCTGTGTCTGGTTCCTGTAAGACAGTCAGTGGATCCGCCATGTTACACAGCTCCTCAATGTGTCTCATCTTCCTGGACAGCTCGTCCTTCTTTATTTCCAGCTGATGGATCAGAGCAGACAGTGACAGTGACTCTTCCTTCTCCTGCCTGGAGATCTCACTCAGGACCTTCTTCTCCAGGTCGTCCAGCCGTCTCCTCATGTCTATAAACAGGGCAGTGACTCTCTCCGCTTCTCCAGATGATTTCTCTTGAGCTTTTCTCCTGCGTTCCTCCAGACTCCGGACTCTTTCCTCAGTCTTCTCTCTCTTTGGGATCAGTTTCTGGAGAACATTTCTcagtttcttcttcttcttctcagaGGCCTCATCCATCATCTCCACCTGGTGTCCCCGATGTTCTCCGGCCAAACTGCAGGACACACAGATACAAGCAGCGTCCTCAGTGCAGTAATATTCCAGGACCTTCTTATGGACAGAACATTTCCTGTCCTCCAGAGAAGTGGTGGGGTCAGATAAGACGTGTTCTGGTGATTTGCTGTGAACTCTCAGATGTTTATCACACAGAGAAGCCTCACAGTGCAGACAGGACTTCACAGCAGGGACAGGAGAGTCCACACAGTAAGTGCAGAAGATCCCGGGTTCTGTCGGTGTTGGATCAGTAACCAGGAAGTTCTCCATTATGTTCCTCAGAGCGATGTCCCTCATCAGTGTCGGCCGCTCCTGAAACTCTTCTCTACATTCAGGACAGGAATAAAGTCCAGACTTGGCCTGTGTATCCAGCGCACGATCAATACAGACCCGGCAGAAGTTGTGTCCACATCTCAGCAttacaggatctgtataagtgatcagacagatggaacagtccagCTCGTctctcagagcagaagacgccatgGCCGACAGAGGAAGAGAGAAACGAAACTACAATTCTCTCCACTCGGAAACCAGAGGGCGAGTTTATACTTGTCTCCACAGGGCAGGGCAGAACAAGATCactcactattaaccccttaaagcgtaactgtcatgaaatctgtgtacaataacctgcacacagcctttgtactgtgtgcaggtggtgtgtatagcaatgtttttacctaattttTGCAGGCTTTTATGACCCCTAAAAAAAGCTTTTTatcaaagccactgacagtcGGGTAGGCGTGgcacgaggtacgcgatgccccgccgccgccacgcccacccactgtatgtcagcgctgggatcgctgtgtgattgacacgcaggtcccagcgcatgcacccTTCAGCTTATCTAATGTGCGTGCCACCGCTGCCTGTcatccaagagtctttcaattcttgtttgaggtatctttgcccattcttccttacaaaagtcttccagttctttgagatttctgggctgtctgtcacgcactgctcttttaaggtctatccgtagattttcaattatgttgaggtcaggagattgtgaaggccatggcaaaaccttcagtttacgccc is drawn from Hyla sarda isolate aHylSar1 chromosome 4, aHylSar1.hap1, whole genome shotgun sequence and contains these coding sequences:
- the LOC130267653 gene encoding E3 ubiquitin/ISG15 ligase TRIM25-like; the protein is MASSALRDELDCSICLITYTDPVMLRCGHNFCRVCIDRALDTQAKSGLYSCPECREEFQERPTLMRDIALRNIMENFLVTDPTPTEPGIFCTYCVDSPVPAVKSCLHCEASLCDKHLRVHSKSPEHVLSDPTTSLEDRKCSVHKKVLEYYCTEDAACICVSCSLAGEHRGHQVEMMDEASEKKKKKLRNVLQKLIPKREKTEERVRSLEERRRKAQEKSSGEAERVTALFIDMRRRLDDLEKKVLSEISRQEKEESLSLSALIHQLEIKKDELSRKMRHIEELCNMADPLTVLQEPDTGDLCDPEEGGGDEDTGGHDKTHDVDDLDVTVISDTFRTLCDIISGIRIYGEGPADILLDVNTAQNYLLISDDLKTATWTEITQNRPETAERFQDYHQLWEPELPFLLRDYST